A window of the Microbacterium sp. AZCO genome harbors these coding sequences:
- a CDS encoding pyridine nucleotide-disulfide oxidoreductase encodes MEQTLDVDYLVVGAGAMGMAFTDALVAASPVASVAIVDRRHGAGGHWLDAYGFVRLHQASAFYGVPSTLLGGGRVQSDGPERGLHERASAAEVCDYYSRVLARLTSTGRVVFHGRSEYLGDGRFVSLLSGTRFHAPRARIVDAAYLSPDIPFLTPPPFAVEDGARVVAVNELVRIDEAPSHYVIVGSGKTATDTCVWLLQNGVSPNAITWVRPRDPWLLNRAVVQPDPAIFLGMAADIMVAAAAASSADDVFLRMEDAGVMLRIDRGVLPTMAKAPTLATWELDLLRTVDDVVRRGHLFAVAPGRLVFADGSEVRVPHHALVVHCAAEGLKYSPLRPIWTPEAITPQAVRVGFPCFGAALTGHVEATRSDDAEKNRVCRPSPYSDTPADWCVMQTIGGEASLAMSAEPDLRAWADSTSLNPARIPRDRIGDPAVVAASTRLKEHIGPGRARLAQLAGF; translated from the coding sequence ATGGAGCAGACCCTCGACGTCGACTACCTCGTCGTCGGCGCGGGCGCGATGGGGATGGCGTTCACCGATGCGCTCGTCGCGGCGTCGCCCGTGGCGTCCGTCGCGATCGTCGACCGGCGGCACGGCGCGGGCGGTCACTGGCTCGACGCCTACGGGTTCGTGCGTCTCCACCAGGCATCCGCGTTCTACGGCGTCCCCTCGACGCTGCTCGGCGGCGGCCGCGTGCAGTCCGACGGCCCGGAGCGCGGCCTGCACGAGCGCGCGAGCGCCGCGGAGGTCTGCGACTACTACTCCCGCGTGCTCGCGCGGCTCACGTCGACAGGCCGCGTGGTCTTCCACGGCCGCAGCGAGTACCTCGGAGACGGCCGGTTCGTCTCGCTGCTGAGCGGCACGCGCTTCCACGCGCCACGGGCACGGATCGTGGATGCCGCCTACCTGTCGCCGGATATCCCGTTCCTCACTCCCCCGCCCTTCGCCGTCGAGGACGGGGCGCGCGTCGTCGCGGTCAACGAGCTCGTGCGCATCGACGAGGCGCCCTCGCACTACGTCATCGTGGGGTCGGGCAAGACGGCGACCGATACGTGCGTGTGGCTGCTGCAGAACGGCGTCTCGCCGAACGCGATCACGTGGGTGCGCCCGCGCGACCCCTGGCTGCTCAATCGGGCGGTCGTGCAGCCCGACCCGGCGATCTTCCTCGGCATGGCGGCCGACATCATGGTCGCCGCCGCGGCGGCGTCCAGCGCCGACGACGTCTTCCTGCGCATGGAGGATGCCGGAGTCATGCTCCGCATCGACCGTGGGGTGCTGCCGACGATGGCCAAAGCGCCCACGCTCGCCACGTGGGAGCTCGACCTCCTCCGCACCGTGGACGACGTCGTGCGGCGCGGGCACCTCTTCGCGGTCGCGCCGGGCCGGCTCGTGTTCGCGGACGGATCCGAGGTGCGCGTGCCCCACCACGCCCTCGTCGTGCACTGCGCCGCGGAGGGACTCAAGTACTCGCCCCTCCGCCCCATCTGGACGCCGGAGGCGATCACGCCGCAGGCCGTGCGCGTCGGTTTCCCTTGCTTCGGCGCGGCGCTCACGGGCCACGTCGAGGCCACGCGCTCCGACGACGCCGAGAAGAACCGCGTCTGCCGGCCCTCGCCGTACTCCGACACGCCGGCGGACTGGTGCGTCATGCAGACGATCGGCGGGGAGGCCTCGCTCGCGATGTCGGCGGAGCCGGACCTCCGCGCGTGGGCCGATTCCACGTCTCTCAATCCCGCGCGGATCCCGCGCGACCGCATCGGCGATCCGGCCGTCGTGGCGGCGAGCACGCGACTCAAGGAGCACATCGGGCCGGGCCGCGCCCGCCTCGCGCAGCTCGCCGGGTTCTGA
- a CDS encoding VOC family protein: MPVRSFEHIGLIVQDLEKVAAFFDLLGFERGETATVGGEWADRVNGLTGTEVEMVFLTAPDGSGAIELSRFISPSNTEAPASLPSNALGLRHLAYRVDGVEELVARLRAAGYDLVRELVNYEDVWLVGYVRGPEGLLIELGERLDA, translated from the coding sequence ATGCCCGTCCGGAGCTTCGAGCACATCGGTCTCATCGTGCAAGACCTCGAGAAGGTCGCCGCGTTCTTCGACCTGCTCGGGTTCGAGCGGGGCGAGACCGCCACCGTCGGCGGAGAGTGGGCCGACCGCGTCAACGGGCTCACCGGCACGGAGGTCGAGATGGTCTTCCTCACGGCCCCGGACGGTTCCGGTGCGATCGAGCTCTCGCGCTTCATCTCGCCGTCGAACACCGAGGCTCCCGCGTCGCTGCCCTCGAACGCCCTCGGCCTGCGCCACCTCGCGTATCGCGTCGACGGCGTCGAGGAGCTCGTCGCGCGCCTGCGCGCCGCGGGCTACGATCTGGTCCGCGAGCTCGTGAACTACGAGGACGTCTGGCTCGTCGGCTACGTGCGTGGCCCGGAGGGACTGCTCATCGAGCTGGGCGAACGACTCGACGCCTGA
- a CDS encoding aldo/keto reductase, protein MKQRTLAGRQVSAIGLGAMPLSMNNDKEYPAFEDAVATVHAALDAGVTLIDTADIYAPAWNEMGHNERIVAEALRTWDGDAASVLVTTKGGITRSEGETWGRDGTKAYLRSAVEKSLEILGVDQIELYQYHRPDRTLVYSDIIEALGSLREEGLVRSVGISNASVEEIQIAIDVLGEGNLASVQNEFSPKHPGSYGELRFCGERGIAFLPWSPLGGTGGGARRVGDRFAAFRETGEEHGVSPQQVVLAWELALDPIVIPIPGARRAASITDSAKAADLALSADEVTRLSESVGIFADD, encoded by the coding sequence ATGAAGCAGCGCACTCTGGCAGGACGACAGGTATCGGCGATCGGACTCGGCGCGATGCCGCTGTCGATGAATAACGACAAGGAGTACCCGGCGTTCGAGGACGCGGTGGCCACCGTGCACGCTGCACTGGACGCGGGTGTCACCCTGATCGACACAGCGGACATCTATGCGCCGGCGTGGAACGAGATGGGACACAACGAGCGCATCGTCGCCGAGGCGCTGCGCACCTGGGACGGCGACGCGGCGAGCGTCTTGGTCACGACCAAGGGCGGCATCACGCGGAGCGAGGGCGAGACGTGGGGACGGGACGGCACGAAGGCGTACCTGCGGTCGGCGGTCGAGAAGTCGCTCGAGATCCTCGGCGTCGATCAGATCGAGCTGTACCAGTACCACCGGCCCGACCGCACGCTCGTCTACAGCGACATCATCGAAGCACTCGGCTCGTTGCGGGAGGAAGGGCTCGTGCGGTCCGTCGGCATCTCGAATGCGAGCGTGGAGGAGATCCAGATCGCGATCGATGTGCTCGGTGAGGGAAACCTCGCGAGCGTGCAGAACGAGTTCTCGCCGAAGCATCCCGGGAGCTACGGAGAACTGCGCTTCTGCGGCGAGCGCGGCATCGCGTTCCTGCCGTGGAGCCCGCTCGGCGGCACCGGCGGGGGAGCGCGGCGCGTCGGGGACCGCTTCGCGGCCTTCCGCGAGACGGGCGAGGAGCACGGGGTCAGCCCGCAGCAGGTGGTGCTCGCGTGGGAGCTGGCGCTCGACCCGATCGTCATCCCGATTCCGGGCGCGCGGCGCGCGGCATCCATCACCGACTCCGCCAAGGCGGCCGACCTGGCGCTGAGCGCGGACGAGGTCACGCGGCTCTCGGAGTCCGTCGGCATCTTCGCCGACGACTGA
- a CDS encoding MATE family efflux transporter, translating into MTTALTTGRPWRVIALFAVPLLIGNVVQQLYQFVDAVVVGRHLGVDALAAVGATGSMLFLLLGFAWGLTSGFAIPTAQAFGAQDFPAVRRSVATGTLLTGACTVLLTVGAPLLSRPLLELLQTPAELMDDAVVFAQISFLGAGALMFFNYLSAIIRAIGDSRTPLIFLTLACALNVALVLVMVGALGWGVGGAALATVVSQAVSVLLCLEFVRRRMPVLHVRREDWRVTRGELAQHLRLGLPMGFQASIIAIGTLAVQVALNGLGADAVAAYTAASRVDGLAVALLQSLGLAVSMYVAQNHGGGRPDRIRRGVAQATWIAVGSAAVLGALMIVFGAAVVQLFVGEGSAEVVDLAAQMLAINGATYWILGILFVLRGALQGLGHTLIPTVTGVIELLMRVAAAVVLGSMLGFIGVAASNPLAWLGAVVVLVPAYLHAHRALAAAPVAPLVMTPTTPIAVMGPTDGSMTVDAVVTASIVLPGGGRTGSVPMVHGSRRALASLRGRARRRVRG; encoded by the coding sequence ATGACCACCGCCCTGACGACGGGCCGCCCCTGGCGCGTCATCGCCCTCTTCGCCGTGCCTCTGCTGATCGGCAATGTCGTGCAGCAGCTGTACCAGTTCGTCGACGCCGTCGTCGTCGGACGCCATCTCGGCGTCGACGCGCTCGCGGCCGTCGGGGCGACGGGCAGCATGCTCTTCCTGCTGCTGGGCTTCGCGTGGGGTCTGACGTCGGGCTTCGCGATCCCGACCGCGCAGGCGTTCGGGGCGCAGGACTTCCCGGCCGTCCGCCGCTCGGTCGCGACGGGGACGCTCCTCACCGGCGCCTGCACCGTGCTGCTGACGGTCGGCGCGCCGCTGCTCAGCCGGCCGCTGCTCGAGCTGCTGCAGACCCCCGCCGAGCTGATGGACGACGCCGTCGTCTTCGCGCAGATCAGCTTCCTCGGCGCGGGCGCGCTGATGTTCTTCAACTACCTCTCCGCGATCATCCGCGCGATCGGCGACAGCCGCACGCCGCTCATCTTCCTCACCCTCGCCTGCGCCCTCAACGTGGCGCTCGTCCTCGTCATGGTGGGCGCGCTCGGGTGGGGCGTCGGCGGCGCAGCTCTCGCGACCGTCGTCTCGCAGGCCGTGTCGGTCCTTCTGTGCCTCGAGTTCGTGCGGCGACGGATGCCGGTGCTCCACGTCCGCCGCGAGGACTGGCGCGTGACCCGCGGCGAGCTCGCGCAGCACCTGCGCCTCGGTCTGCCCATGGGCTTCCAGGCATCCATCATCGCTATCGGGACCCTCGCGGTTCAGGTCGCCCTCAACGGGCTGGGCGCCGACGCGGTCGCCGCCTACACCGCAGCATCCCGCGTTGACGGCCTCGCGGTCGCCCTCCTGCAGTCGCTCGGCCTCGCCGTCTCGATGTACGTCGCCCAGAACCACGGCGGCGGCCGCCCCGACCGCATCCGCCGCGGGGTGGCGCAGGCGACCTGGATCGCGGTGGGATCGGCCGCCGTGCTCGGCGCGCTCATGATCGTCTTCGGCGCCGCGGTCGTGCAGCTCTTCGTCGGCGAGGGATCCGCCGAGGTCGTGGACCTGGCGGCTCAGATGCTCGCCATCAACGGCGCGACCTACTGGATCCTCGGCATCCTGTTCGTCCTGCGCGGCGCCCTGCAGGGACTGGGCCACACGCTCATCCCGACCGTCACGGGAGTCATCGAGCTCCTCATGCGCGTCGCGGCCGCCGTCGTGCTCGGCAGCATGCTGGGCTTCATCGGCGTCGCCGCGAGCAACCCGCTCGCGTGGCTCGGTGCTGTCGTCGTGCTGGTGCCCGCGTACCTGCACGCCCACCGCGCGCTCGCCGCCGCCCCCGTGGCGCCGTTGGTGATGACGCCGACGACGCCCATCGCCGTGATGGGCCCGACCGACGGCTCGATGACGGTGGATGCCGTCGTCACCGCGTCGATCGTGCTCCCGGGCGGCGGTCGGACCGGGTCGGTGCCGATGGTGCACGGCAGCCGCCGCGCCCTCGCGAGCCTGCGCGGCCGCGCACGTCGTCGCGTGCGCGGCTGA
- a CDS encoding helix-turn-helix transcriptional regulator → MMDRAQLADFLRRRREALQPEDVGLRRGSRRRTAGLRREEVAALCDMSTDYYSRLEQARGPQPSEQMLAAIARGLRLTLDERDHLFRLAGHSAPTRALRTEHVSPGLMRILDRLADTPAQVMTELGETLAQTAAARALFGDETRFEGFARSVGYRWFTDPSARDVYPSEDHAAHSREFTADIRRVHAKFGAGSRAGAMVSALLDESPEFAALWAEHEVRSTHTREKRLQHPEVGVMDMQCQFLLDPEQGQTLLVLTATPGTESYERLQLLTVIGTQDVGAAH, encoded by the coding sequence ATGATGGACAGGGCACAGCTCGCGGACTTCCTCCGTCGACGGCGCGAGGCGCTGCAGCCCGAGGACGTCGGGCTCCGCCGCGGATCCCGCCGCCGCACGGCAGGCCTGCGACGCGAAGAGGTCGCGGCGCTGTGCGACATGTCGACCGACTACTACAGCCGGCTCGAGCAGGCCCGGGGACCGCAGCCGTCCGAGCAGATGCTCGCGGCGATCGCCCGCGGGCTGCGGCTCACGCTCGACGAGCGCGATCACCTGTTCCGGCTCGCCGGGCACTCGGCGCCGACGCGCGCGCTGCGCACCGAGCATGTCTCCCCCGGCCTCATGCGGATCCTCGATCGACTCGCCGACACCCCCGCGCAGGTGATGACCGAGCTGGGCGAGACCCTCGCCCAGACGGCGGCGGCGCGAGCGCTGTTCGGCGACGAGACGAGGTTCGAGGGGTTTGCGCGGAGCGTCGGCTATCGATGGTTCACGGACCCCTCGGCGCGAGACGTCTATCCGTCGGAGGACCACGCCGCTCACTCCCGGGAGTTCACGGCCGACATCCGCCGGGTCCACGCCAAGTTCGGGGCCGGCTCGCGGGCCGGGGCGATGGTCTCGGCACTGCTGGACGAATCGCCCGAGTTCGCGGCCCTCTGGGCCGAGCACGAGGTGCGCTCGACGCACACGAGGGAGAAGCGGCTGCAGCATCCCGAGGTCGGCGTGATGGACATGCAGTGCCAGTTCCTCCTCGATCCCGAGCAGGGGCAGACGCTGCTCGTGCTGACCGCGACACCCGGCACGGAGAGCTACGAGCGCCTGCAACTGCTCACCGTCATCGGCACGCAGGACGTCGGCGCGGCTCACTGA
- a CDS encoding aminotransferase class I/II-fold pyridoxal phosphate-dependent enzyme — translation MTHADPIEDLRKRESEKWTAYPADVLPLFVAEMDFPLAPPIKEALARALELNDTGYVNTLDTRTAQAFADFADDRWGWRPDVARMGYATDVSTVIVEGLRRLIAPGDGVVITPPVYPPFWDFIPEAGGVVIEVPMLDDGTDYALDLGGIDRALAAGARAVLLCNPGNPTGTVHDRATLAELSRIVARHGASVLSDEIHAPLVHAGATFTPYLTVSDEARDHGIAAASGSKVFNLAGLKTAMFVSESDRMTAIVRSLPVEVGVRAGLFGFIATREGFSHARDWVDATVAAVEANLELLTAQLAEHVPGARLRRGRATYLAWLDLRALDLGDDPAAWILAHARVALVSGLDFGPAGAGFARLNVACAPETIVEAVRRISEALGDRR, via the coding sequence GTGACCCACGCCGACCCGATCGAGGACCTCCGCAAGCGCGAGAGCGAGAAGTGGACGGCCTACCCCGCCGACGTCCTGCCGCTCTTCGTCGCCGAGATGGACTTCCCGCTCGCGCCGCCGATCAAGGAAGCCCTCGCGCGAGCCCTCGAGCTCAACGACACGGGATACGTCAACACGCTCGACACGCGCACGGCGCAGGCCTTCGCCGACTTCGCGGACGACCGCTGGGGGTGGCGGCCCGACGTCGCGCGCATGGGCTACGCGACCGATGTCAGCACCGTCATCGTGGAGGGCCTGCGCCGTCTCATCGCGCCGGGCGACGGCGTCGTCATCACTCCGCCGGTGTACCCGCCGTTCTGGGACTTCATCCCCGAGGCGGGAGGCGTCGTCATCGAGGTGCCGATGCTCGACGACGGCACGGACTACGCGCTGGACCTCGGCGGGATCGACCGCGCCCTGGCGGCCGGCGCGCGAGCCGTCCTCCTCTGCAACCCGGGCAATCCGACGGGCACCGTGCACGATCGGGCGACGCTCGCCGAGCTCTCGCGGATCGTGGCCCGGCACGGCGCATCCGTCCTCAGCGACGAGATCCACGCGCCGCTCGTGCATGCCGGCGCGACCTTCACGCCCTACCTGACCGTCTCGGACGAGGCACGCGACCACGGGATCGCCGCGGCGTCCGGCAGCAAGGTGTTCAACCTCGCGGGTCTGAAGACGGCCATGTTCGTCTCGGAGTCCGATCGCATGACCGCGATCGTGCGCTCGCTGCCCGTGGAGGTGGGCGTGCGCGCGGGACTCTTCGGGTTCATCGCGACGCGCGAGGGCTTCTCCCACGCGAGGGACTGGGTGGATGCCACGGTGGCTGCCGTCGAGGCGAACCTCGAGCTGCTCACCGCACAGCTCGCAGAGCACGTGCCCGGCGCGCGCCTGCGCCGCGGGCGCGCGACGTATCTCGCGTGGCTCGACCTGCGCGCGCTCGACCTCGGCGACGACCCGGCGGCCTGGATCCTCGCACACGCCAGGGTGGCGCTCGTGAGCGGCCTCGACTTCGGGCCCGCGGGCGCGGGCTTCGCCCGCCTCAACGTGGCGTGCGCGCCCGAGACGATCGTCGAGGCGGTGCGCCGCATCTCCGAGGCGCTCGGAGATCGGCGCTGA
- a CDS encoding LysR family transcriptional regulator: MKIALLRRYVALVDNDLHFPRAAAALGIPLPSLYSTVEKLETEVGHPLIAGEGAHRTLTPAGSLLLEEAKRQIAAAPPPAEKPAAKAGGKAKASKGKGRAPIVKGQPKPYKKRQGR; the protein is encoded by the coding sequence GTGAAGATCGCTCTCCTTCGACGGTACGTCGCGCTGGTCGACAACGACCTGCACTTCCCGCGCGCCGCCGCGGCGCTCGGCATCCCGCTCCCGTCGCTGTACTCCACGGTCGAGAAGCTCGAAACGGAGGTCGGACACCCGCTCATCGCAGGAGAAGGCGCGCATCGAACCCTGACCCCCGCCGGCAGCCTGCTGCTCGAGGAGGCGAAGCGTCAGATCGCGGCTGCGCCGCCGCCCGCCGAGAAGCCCGCGGCGAAAGCCGGCGGGAAGGCGAAGGCGTCGAAGGGCAAGGGGCGAGCGCCCATCGTCAAGGGTCAGCCGAAGCCCTACAAGAAGCGCCAGGGACGCTAG
- a CDS encoding APC family permease, which produces MLPADTPINTDGSSDTRLHRAITGPLLFAFILGDVLGAGIYALMGVLGERVGGMLWAPLLLALLLAMLTAGSYAELVTKYPRAGGAAVFAERAFRNRVVSFLIGFSMLAAGVTSAAGLSLAFAGEYFGTFVDLPAIPVAIAFLAVVALLNLRGIRESMTANFVMTVIEVSGLVIVVAVVGIMMSEGGGDVSRVTRLPEGTGLATAVLGGAIIAYYSFVGFETSANMIEEVKRPSKTYPVALFGALITAGVVYILVGLASAIALPASDLSESSGPLLAVVEASGVGVPSWVFSLIALVAVANGALLTMIMTSRLTYGMSEQGLLPGVLSRVLPNRKTPWVAILTTTLVAMLLTLVGDLATLAETVVLLLLIVFLSTNVSVLVLRRDRVEHDHFRVWTFVPVLGIASCILLLTQQRPLVWLFAAVLLAVGVLLYLASQWAGRREARRAQ; this is translated from the coding sequence ATGCTGCCTGCCGACACGCCGATCAACACCGACGGGTCGTCGGACACGCGACTGCATCGGGCGATCACCGGGCCGCTGCTCTTCGCCTTCATCCTCGGCGATGTCCTCGGTGCCGGAATCTACGCACTGATGGGCGTCCTGGGCGAGCGGGTCGGAGGGATGCTGTGGGCGCCGCTGCTGCTCGCGCTTCTGCTGGCGATGCTGACCGCCGGCTCCTACGCCGAACTGGTGACGAAGTACCCGCGGGCCGGCGGGGCGGCGGTGTTCGCCGAACGCGCCTTCCGGAACCGCGTGGTGTCCTTCCTCATCGGATTCTCCATGCTCGCCGCGGGTGTGACGAGTGCTGCGGGACTGTCGCTCGCCTTCGCGGGGGAGTACTTCGGCACCTTCGTCGACCTCCCGGCGATTCCTGTCGCGATCGCCTTCCTCGCCGTCGTGGCTCTGCTCAATCTCCGCGGCATCCGCGAGTCGATGACGGCGAACTTCGTCATGACGGTCATCGAGGTCAGCGGCCTCGTGATCGTGGTGGCCGTCGTCGGCATCATGATGTCCGAGGGCGGAGGAGATGTGTCGCGGGTCACCCGGCTTCCGGAGGGCACGGGCCTCGCCACCGCCGTCCTGGGTGGCGCCATCATCGCGTACTACTCGTTCGTCGGATTCGAGACGTCGGCGAACATGATCGAAGAGGTCAAGCGCCCCAGCAAGACCTATCCGGTCGCGCTCTTCGGTGCGCTGATCACCGCAGGAGTGGTCTACATCCTCGTGGGCCTGGCGAGTGCGATCGCATTGCCCGCCAGCGATCTGTCCGAATCCAGCGGACCGCTCCTCGCCGTCGTGGAGGCGAGCGGCGTCGGAGTCCCGTCCTGGGTATTCAGCCTCATCGCTCTCGTCGCCGTGGCGAACGGTGCGCTGCTTACGATGATCATGACGAGCCGTCTCACGTACGGGATGTCGGAGCAGGGTCTGCTGCCGGGGGTCCTGTCCCGCGTCCTCCCGAACCGGAAGACGCCGTGGGTCGCCATCCTGACGACCACTCTCGTCGCCATGCTGCTCACGCTCGTGGGAGACCTCGCGACCCTCGCCGAGACCGTGGTCCTGCTCCTGCTCATCGTCTTCCTCAGCACGAACGTGTCGGTGCTCGTGCTGCGGCGCGACAGGGTCGAGCACGACCATTTCCGCGTGTGGACCTTCGTTCCCGTGCTCGGCATCGCCTCGTGCATTCTCCTGCTGACGCAGCAGCGACCACTCGTCTGGCTGTTCGCGGCGGTTCTGCTCGCGGTGGGCGTACTGCTCTACCTCGCCTCGCAGTGGGCCGGTCGACGGGAGGCGCGCCGGGCTCAGTGA
- a CDS encoding SDR family oxidoreductase, translating to MPRSFDIPVPDLTSKLALVTGASDGVGFEIAARLARAGADLLLPVRDREKGERAKDRILQRTPAAGIRILSLDLASLDSVMTLAGDLVSDGRPIDLLIANAGVMNPPTRRVSADGFELQFATNHLGHFALVAALQPLLRAGEAHVTSQVSIAADQGAVNWDDLQWERTYDPMKAYSSSKIALGLFAMELDRRSTAGGWGVRSNLSHPGITPSNLLSAQPGMGRPDDTTAVKLIRRMSRLGLLVGTPASAALSAVCAATSPDARGGRLYGPKGLGHLGGPPAEQPVFTRLRDDAAARRIWELSERLTGIRVPV from the coding sequence ATGCCCCGCTCATTCGACATCCCCGTCCCCGACCTGACCTCGAAGCTCGCCCTCGTGACGGGCGCCAGCGACGGCGTGGGGTTCGAGATCGCCGCTCGGCTGGCGCGGGCGGGCGCCGACCTCCTCCTGCCGGTCCGCGACCGGGAGAAGGGCGAGCGGGCGAAGGACCGCATCCTCCAGCGGACGCCGGCGGCAGGCATCCGAATCCTCTCCCTGGATCTCGCCTCTCTCGACTCGGTCATGACCCTCGCCGGCGACCTCGTGTCGGACGGGCGGCCGATCGACCTGCTCATCGCGAATGCGGGAGTCATGAACCCGCCCACCCGGCGGGTCAGCGCCGACGGATTCGAACTGCAGTTCGCGACGAACCACCTCGGACACTTCGCCCTCGTCGCGGCGCTCCAGCCGCTGCTCCGCGCCGGCGAAGCGCACGTGACCAGCCAGGTCAGCATCGCCGCCGACCAGGGCGCCGTGAACTGGGACGACCTCCAGTGGGAGCGCACGTACGACCCGATGAAGGCGTACAGCTCGTCCAAGATCGCCCTGGGTCTGTTCGCGATGGAACTGGACCGGCGGTCGACCGCCGGCGGCTGGGGCGTTCGCAGCAACCTGTCGCACCCCGGGATCACGCCGAGCAATCTCCTTTCGGCTCAGCCGGGGATGGGGCGGCCCGACGACACGACGGCCGTGAAGCTCATCCGGAGGATGTCGCGGCTGGGCCTGCTCGTCGGAACCCCCGCATCCGCGGCGCTCTCGGCGGTGTGTGCGGCCACCAGCCCGGACGCCCGCGGCGGGCGGCTGTACGGGCCGAAGGGACTGGGCCACCTGGGCGGGCCGCCGGCGGAGCAGCCCGTGTTCACCCGTCTGCGCGACGACGCGGCGGCCCGCCGCATCTGGGAGCTGTCCGAGCGGCTCACGGGCATCCGGGTGCCGGTGTGA
- a CDS encoding nuclear transport factor 2 family protein — protein MSTVAELLHANLHDVFGNRDAASRRAAIERTYAPDVTFTDPEEAVTGWDDLEAKAAALLEKAPAEFAFVDDGRPYASESRGALGWAFGPAGAPVVRGIDVITVRDGVITAVETFFAAE, from the coding sequence GTGAGCACTGTCGCCGAACTGCTCCATGCCAACCTGCACGACGTGTTCGGGAATCGGGATGCCGCGTCCCGCCGCGCCGCGATCGAGCGGACCTATGCGCCCGATGTCACCTTCACCGACCCGGAGGAAGCCGTCACGGGCTGGGACGACCTCGAGGCGAAGGCGGCCGCGCTGCTGGAGAAGGCGCCCGCCGAGTTCGCGTTCGTCGATGACGGCCGCCCTTACGCGTCGGAGTCGCGGGGAGCGCTTGGATGGGCTTTCGGTCCCGCCGGAGCGCCCGTCGTTCGCGGGATCGACGTCATCACGGTGCGCGACGGCGTGATCACCGCTGTCGAGACGTTCTTCGCCGCGGAATGA